The following are encoded in a window of Lysobacterales bacterium genomic DNA:
- the rpoC gene encoding DNA-directed RNA polymerase subunit beta': protein MKDLLNLFNQQRQVVDFDAIRIGLASPELIRSWSFGEVKKPETINYRTFKPERDGLFCAAIFGPVKDYECLCGKYKRMKHRGVVCEKCGTEVTLAKVRRERMGHIELASPTAHIWFLKSLPSRIGLMLDMTLRDIERILYFEAFVVVDPGLTALSRGQVLSEEQYLQAVEEFGDEFDARMGAEAVHELLRTIDLQSELVSLREDMRATNSETKLKRLTKRVKLIEAFLESGNRPEWMVLTVLPVLPPDLRPLVPLDGGRFATSDLNDLYRRVINRNNRLKRLLELNAPDIIVRNEKRMLQEAVDALMDNGRRGRAITGTNKRPLKSLADMIKGKQGRFRQNLLGKRVDYSGRSVIVVGPTLKLHECGLPKRMALELFKPFIFSKLQRRGLATTIKAAKKMVEREEGAVWDILEEVIREHPVLLNRAPTLHRLGIQAFEPVLIEGKAIQLHPLVCTAFNADFDGDQMAVHVPLSLEAQLEARALMMSSNNILSPANGEPIIVPTQDVVLGLYYMTRELVNQKGEGMAFANISEVQRAYQNKVAELHAKVKVRIEEIEVGDDGSRTPVRRIVETTVGRALLREILPEGLPYALVNQELNKKAISRLINECYRRLGLKPTVVFADQLMYTGFRYATRAGISIGINDMNIPEEKRRILDSAETEVLEIQEQYASGLVTSGERYNKVVDIWSRTSELVAKAMMDHLGTDEVAAADGSTVKQKSMNSLFIMADSGARGSAAQIRQLAGMRGLMAKPDGSIIETPIKANFREGLNVQEYFSSTHGARKGLADTALKTANSGYLTRRLVDVAQDVVVTDRDCGTDQGLTMAPIVEGGDVVEPLRERVLGRVVAQDVFLPGDDEDPVVTRGTLLDEKWVDRLEELGVQSIIVRSPITCETRYGVCAACYGRDLARGHLVNDGEAVGVMAAQSIGEPGTQLTMRTFHIGGAASRAAAVDNVTVKTTGVIRFNRLKYVDREDGTVITTSRSGELSVLDGHGRERERYKLPYGAQVHVQDHGPVKAGQRVATWDPHNHPVIAEVSGEAEFVELFEGATFERRIDDLTGVESIVILDPKRLGAGLKEQEKQNKKIRLIDLNGKQVGESTVKAVEAMRPAIRVVQKGKDLPGLYPLPARAVLAVSASTHVERGQPLASIPREASKTRDITGGLPRVVDLVEARVPREPAILAEIAGTVSFGKETKGKNRLLITPEDGGDVIEILIPKHRRVDVFEGESVSRGEVIVDGESNPQDILRLLGVEQLAAFLVKEIQDVYRLQGVKINDKHIEVIIRQMLRKAEITEAGDSKFLRGEQVERVRLLEENARCNARGEEPAKADPVLLGITKASLATESFISAASFQETTRVLTEAAVRGTKDGLRGLKENVIVGRLIPAGTGLAYHNARRQEGSVLTEAERATLAGEIPAAEPGTGTDQEITASTD, encoded by the coding sequence ATGAAAGACCTGCTCAACCTGTTCAACCAGCAGCGCCAGGTGGTGGATTTCGACGCCATCCGCATCGGCCTTGCGTCCCCGGAGCTGATCCGTTCCTGGTCCTTCGGCGAGGTGAAGAAGCCGGAGACGATCAACTACCGCACGTTCAAGCCCGAGCGTGACGGCCTGTTCTGCGCCGCGATCTTCGGACCGGTCAAGGACTACGAGTGCCTGTGCGGCAAGTACAAGCGCATGAAGCACCGCGGCGTGGTCTGCGAGAAGTGCGGCACCGAGGTCACCCTGGCCAAGGTCCGTCGCGAGCGCATGGGCCACATCGAGCTGGCCAGCCCGACCGCGCACATCTGGTTCCTCAAGTCGCTGCCCTCGCGCATCGGCCTGATGCTGGACATGACCCTGCGCGACATCGAGCGGATCCTCTACTTCGAGGCGTTCGTCGTCGTCGACCCGGGCCTGACCGCGCTCAGCCGGGGCCAGGTGCTCAGCGAGGAGCAGTACCTGCAGGCGGTCGAGGAGTTCGGCGACGAGTTCGACGCCCGGATGGGCGCCGAGGCCGTCCACGAGCTGCTGCGCACGATCGACCTGCAGAGCGAGCTGGTCTCGCTGCGCGAGGACATGCGCGCCACCAACTCGGAGACCAAGCTCAAGCGGCTCACCAAGCGCGTCAAGCTGATCGAGGCCTTCCTGGAGTCCGGCAACCGTCCCGAGTGGATGGTGCTGACCGTGCTGCCGGTGCTGCCGCCCGACCTGCGTCCCTTGGTGCCGCTGGACGGTGGCCGCTTCGCGACCTCCGACCTGAACGACCTGTACCGCCGGGTCATCAACCGCAACAACCGCCTCAAGCGCCTGCTCGAGCTCAACGCGCCGGACATCATCGTCCGCAACGAGAAGCGCATGCTGCAGGAGGCGGTCGACGCGCTGATGGACAACGGCCGTCGCGGCCGCGCCATCACCGGCACCAACAAGCGCCCGCTGAAGTCGCTGGCCGACATGATCAAGGGCAAGCAGGGCCGCTTCCGGCAGAACCTGCTGGGCAAGCGCGTCGACTACTCCGGCCGCTCGGTGATCGTGGTCGGCCCGACCCTCAAGCTGCACGAGTGCGGCCTGCCCAAGCGCATGGCGCTCGAGCTGTTCAAGCCGTTCATCTTCAGCAAGCTGCAGCGACGCGGCCTGGCGACCACCATCAAGGCCGCCAAGAAGATGGTCGAGCGCGAGGAAGGCGCGGTCTGGGACATCCTCGAGGAGGTCATCCGCGAGCATCCGGTCCTGCTCAACCGCGCGCCGACCCTGCACCGCCTGGGCATCCAGGCGTTCGAGCCGGTGCTGATCGAGGGCAAGGCGATCCAGCTGCATCCGCTGGTCTGCACCGCCTTCAACGCCGACTTCGACGGCGACCAGATGGCCGTGCACGTGCCGCTGAGCCTCGAGGCCCAGCTGGAGGCGCGCGCCCTGATGATGTCGTCGAACAACATCCTGTCGCCCGCCAACGGCGAGCCGATCATCGTGCCGACCCAGGACGTCGTGCTCGGCCTGTACTACATGACCCGCGAGCTGGTGAACCAGAAGGGCGAGGGCATGGCCTTCGCCAACATCAGCGAGGTTCAGCGCGCCTACCAGAACAAGGTCGCCGAGCTGCACGCCAAGGTCAAGGTGCGCATCGAGGAGATCGAGGTCGGCGACGACGGCAGTCGCACCCCGGTGCGCCGCATCGTCGAGACCACCGTCGGTCGCGCGCTGCTGCGCGAGATCCTCCCCGAGGGCCTGCCGTACGCGCTGGTCAACCAGGAGCTCAACAAGAAGGCGATCTCGCGCCTGATCAACGAGTGCTACCGCCGCCTGGGCCTCAAGCCCACGGTCGTGTTCGCCGACCAGCTGATGTACACCGGGTTCCGCTACGCGACCCGCGCGGGCATTTCGATCGGCATCAACGATATGAACATCCCGGAGGAGAAGCGCCGGATCCTGGACTCGGCCGAGACCGAGGTGCTGGAGATCCAGGAGCAGTACGCCTCCGGCCTGGTCACCTCGGGCGAGCGCTACAACAAGGTCGTCGACATCTGGTCGCGGACCAGCGAGCTGGTCGCCAAGGCGATGATGGACCACCTCGGCACCGACGAGGTCGCCGCGGCCGACGGCAGCACGGTCAAGCAGAAGTCGATGAACTCGCTGTTCATCATGGCCGACTCCGGCGCGCGCGGTTCGGCGGCCCAGATCCGCCAGCTGGCGGGCATGCGCGGCCTGATGGCCAAGCCCGACGGTTCGATCATCGAGACGCCGATCAAGGCGAACTTCCGCGAGGGCCTGAACGTCCAGGAGTACTTCTCCTCGACCCACGGCGCGCGAAAGGGCCTGGCCGACACCGCGCTGAAGACCGCCAACTCCGGTTACCTGACCCGCCGCCTGGTCGACGTCGCCCAGGACGTGGTGGTCACCGACCGCGACTGCGGCACCGATCAGGGCCTGACCATGGCGCCGATCGTCGAGGGCGGCGACGTGGTCGAGCCGCTGCGCGAGCGCGTCCTGGGCCGGGTCGTGGCGCAGGACGTGTTCCTGCCCGGCGACGACGAGGATCCGGTGGTCACCCGCGGCACCCTGCTCGACGAGAAGTGGGTGGACCGTCTGGAGGAACTCGGCGTGCAGTCCATCATCGTGCGCTCGCCGATCACCTGCGAGACCCGCTACGGCGTGTGCGCGGCCTGCTACGGCCGCGACCTGGCCCGCGGCCACCTGGTCAACGACGGCGAGGCGGTGGGCGTGATGGCCGCGCAGTCGATCGGCGAGCCCGGCACCCAGCTGACCATGCGCACCTTCCACATCGGTGGCGCGGCCTCCCGTGCCGCGGCGGTCGACAACGTCACCGTCAAGACCACCGGCGTGATCAGGTTCAACCGCCTGAAGTACGTGGACCGCGAGGACGGCACGGTGATCACCACCTCCCGCTCGGGCGAGCTTTCGGTGCTGGACGGCCACGGCCGCGAGCGCGAGCGCTACAAGCTGCCCTACGGCGCCCAGGTGCACGTCCAGGACCACGGCCCGGTCAAGGCCGGCCAGCGCGTCGCGACCTGGGATCCGCATAACCACCCGGTCATTGCCGAAGTCTCCGGCGAGGCGGAGTTCGTCGAGCTGTTCGAGGGCGCCACCTTCGAGCGCCGGATCGACGACCTTACCGGCGTCGAGTCGATCGTGATCCTCGATCCCAAGCGCCTGGGCGCGGGCCTGAAGGAGCAGGAGAAGCAGAACAAGAAGATCCGACTGATCGACCTCAACGGCAAGCAGGTCGGCGAAAGCACGGTCAAGGCGGTCGAGGCGATGCGTCCGGCGATCCGGGTCGTCCAGAAGGGCAAGGACCTGCCGGGCCTGTACCCGCTGCCGGCCCGTGCCGTGCTGGCGGTGTCGGCGAGCACCCACGTCGAGCGCGGCCAGCCGCTGGCCAGCATCCCCCGCGAGGCGTCCAAGACCCGCGACATCACCGGCGGTCTGCCGCGCGTGGTCGACCTGGTCGAGGCGCGTGTGCCGCGCGAGCCGGCCATCCTGGCCGAGATCGCCGGCACCGTGTCGTTCGGCAAGGAGACCAAGGGCAAGAACCGCCTGCTGATCACCCCCGAGGACGGCGGCGACGTCATCGAGATCCTGATCCCCAAGCACCGTCGCGTCGACGTCTTCGAGGGCGAGTCGGTCAGCCGTGGCGAAGTAATCGTCGACGGCGAGTCGAACCCCCAGGACATCCTGCGCCTGCTCGGCGTCGAGCAGCTGGCCGCTTTCCTGGTCAAGGAGATCCAGGACGTCTACCGGCTGCAGGGCGTCAAGATCAACGACAAGCACATCGAGGTGATCATCCGCCAGATGCTCCGCAAGGCCGAGATCACCGAGGCGGGGGATTCGAAGTTCCTGCGCGGCGAGCAGGTCGAGCGGGTCCGCCTGCTCGAGGAGAACGCCCGTTGCAACGCCCGCGGCGAGGAGCCGGCGAAGGCCGACCCGGTGCTGCTGGGCATCACCAAGGCGTCGCTGGCCACCGAGTCGTTCATCTCGGCCGCGTCCTTCCAGGAGACCACCCGCGTTCTGACCGAGGCGGCCGTGCGCGGCACCAAGGACGGCTTGCGGGGCCTGAAGGAGAATGTTATCGTAGGCCGCTTGATTCCGGCTGGTACCGGACTGGCCTACCACAACGCCCGCCGCCAGGAAGGCAGCGTGCTGACCGAGGCCGAGCGGGCGACGCTTGCGGGGGAGATCCCCGCCGCGGAGCCGGGTACCGGCACCGACCAGGAGATCACGGCTTCGACCGATTGA
- the rpoB gene encoding DNA-directed RNA polymerase subunit beta, translating into MTTTQYSFTEKKRIRRDFGKRPTILRVPYLLATQVESYREFLQVDRPADERTEVGLHAALKSIFPISSYSGNAALEYVSYKLGEPPFDERECRTRGLSYGAPLRVLVRLVIYDKDSPASNKAIKYVKEQEVYMGELPLMTDTGTFIINGTERVIVSQLHRSPGVFFDHDRGKTHSSGKLLYSARVIPYRGSWLDFEFDPKDSVFTRIDRRRKLPVTILLRAVGMSNEEILATFFEMNTFTLEDEGAQLDLVAERLRGETFNFDIVVGDSVLVESGKRITARQVRELQKAGITALQVPDDYLHGLILGRDVVDPGTGELIAAANEELNETHLEKFRKAGIDRVETLYVNDLDRGPYISNTLRIDPTRTQLEALVEIYRMMRPGEPPTKDAAQNLFQNLFFSLDRYDLSGVGRMKFNRRVGREEITGAGTLSTDDILAVLKVLIDIRNGKGGVDDIDHLGNRRVRSVGEMAENTFRVGLVRVERAVKERLSMAEAEGLTPQDLINAKPVAAAIKEFFGSSQLSQFMDQNNPLSEVTHKRRVSALGPGGLTRERAGFEVRDVHPTHYGRVCTIETPEGPNIGLINSLAVYARTNPYGFLETPYRKVVDGKVTDHVQYISAIEENDYVIAQANSPLDRNGAFVEQFVACRFQGETLLKAASEVHYMDVSPMQTVSVAAALVPFLEHDDANRALMGANMQRQAVPTLRAEAPLVGTGIERVVATDSGVTVVARRGGMVEQCDAGRIVVKVDEAEIGDNDAGVDIYNLVKYTRSNQNTCINQTPLVKVGDRVAVADVLADGPSTDLGELALGQNMLVAFMPWNGYNFEDSILISERVVQEDRYTSIHIEELTCVARDTKLGPEEISADIPNVGESALSRLDESGVVFIGAEVQAGDILVGKVTPKGESQLTPEEKLLRAIFGEKASDVKDSSLRVPPGMDGTVIDVQVFTRDGLEKDKRALAIEQGEIKAIKKDLDDQYRILREAIKNRLRGQITGQPVNGGPGGIKKGAAITGEYLDGLKEDEWFAIRMKDEALAEALEKAGEQIKRHKAEFEKRFEEKKKKITAGDDLAPGVLKMVKVYLAVKRRIQPGDKMAGRHGNKGVVSMIVPVEDMPHMADGTPVDIVLNPLGVPSRMNIGQILETHLGWAAKGVGRRIGRMIEEQAAVAELRKFLDKVYNTSDKRVDLKSLTDAEIQELARNTSRGLTTASPVFDGAHESELKAMLELAELPESGQTTLFDGRTGEAFDRPVTVGYMYMLKLNHLVDDKMHARSTGPYSLVTQQPLGGKAQFGGQRFGEMEVWALEAYGAAYTLQEMLTVKSDDVGGRNQMYKNIVDGNHEMVAGMPESFNVLVKEIRSLGINMELETD; encoded by the coding sequence ATGACCACCACCCAGTACTCCTTCACCGAAAAGAAGCGCATCCGCCGGGACTTCGGCAAGCGTCCGACCATCCTGCGGGTCCCGTACCTGCTGGCGACCCAGGTCGAGTCCTACCGTGAGTTCCTGCAGGTCGACCGGCCTGCCGACGAGCGCACCGAGGTCGGCCTGCACGCCGCGCTGAAGTCGATCTTCCCGATCAGCAGCTACAGCGGCAATGCCGCCCTGGAGTACGTCAGCTACAAGCTGGGCGAGCCGCCCTTCGACGAGCGCGAGTGCCGGACCCGTGGTCTGTCCTACGGCGCGCCGCTGCGCGTGCTGGTCCGTCTGGTGATCTACGACAAGGATTCCCCGGCCAGCAACAAGGCGATCAAGTACGTCAAGGAGCAGGAGGTCTACATGGGCGAATTGCCGCTCATGACCGACACCGGCACCTTCATCATCAACGGCACCGAGCGGGTCATCGTCTCGCAGCTGCACCGTTCGCCGGGCGTGTTCTTCGACCATGACCGCGGCAAGACCCACAGCTCGGGCAAGCTGCTGTACTCCGCGCGCGTCATCCCCTACCGCGGCTCCTGGCTGGACTTCGAGTTCGACCCGAAGGACAGCGTTTTCACGCGTATCGACCGCCGCCGCAAGCTGCCGGTGACGATCCTGCTGCGCGCCGTGGGCATGAGCAACGAGGAGATCCTGGCGACCTTCTTCGAGATGAACACGTTCACGCTCGAGGACGAGGGCGCCCAGCTCGACCTGGTCGCCGAGCGCCTGCGCGGCGAGACCTTCAATTTCGACATCGTGGTCGGCGACAGCGTGCTGGTCGAGTCCGGCAAGCGCATCACCGCGCGCCAGGTCCGCGAGCTGCAGAAGGCGGGGATCACCGCCCTGCAGGTGCCGGACGACTACCTGCACGGCCTGATCCTGGGCCGCGACGTGGTCGACCCGGGCACCGGCGAGCTGATCGCCGCGGCCAACGAGGAGCTCAACGAGACCCACCTGGAGAAGTTCCGCAAGGCGGGGATCGACCGGGTCGAGACGCTGTACGTCAACGACCTCGATCGCGGCCCGTACATCTCCAACACCCTGCGCATCGACCCGACCCGGACCCAGCTCGAGGCCCTGGTCGAGATCTACCGGATGATGCGCCCGGGCGAGCCGCCGACCAAGGACGCGGCGCAGAACCTGTTCCAGAACCTGTTCTTCAGCCTCGACCGTTACGACCTGTCGGGCGTCGGCCGCATGAAGTTCAACCGCCGCGTCGGCCGCGAGGAGATCACCGGCGCCGGCACCTTGTCGACCGACGACATCCTCGCCGTGCTCAAGGTGCTGATCGACATCCGCAACGGCAAGGGCGGCGTCGACGACATCGACCACCTCGGCAACCGCCGCGTGCGCAGCGTCGGCGAGATGGCCGAGAACACCTTCCGCGTCGGACTGGTGCGCGTCGAGCGCGCGGTCAAGGAGCGCCTGTCGATGGCCGAGGCCGAGGGCCTCACGCCGCAGGATCTGATCAATGCCAAGCCGGTGGCCGCTGCGATCAAGGAGTTCTTCGGCTCCTCGCAGCTGTCCCAGTTCATGGACCAGAACAACCCGCTGTCCGAAGTCACCCACAAGCGCCGCGTCTCCGCGCTGGGCCCGGGTGGCCTGACCCGCGAGCGCGCCGGCTTCGAGGTGCGCGACGTGCACCCCACGCACTACGGCCGCGTCTGCACCATCGAGACCCCTGAAGGCCCGAACATCGGCCTGATCAACTCGCTGGCCGTGTACGCCCGTACCAACCCCTACGGGTTCCTGGAGACGCCGTACCGCAAGGTCGTCGACGGCAAGGTCACCGACCACGTCCAGTACATCTCGGCGATCGAGGAGAACGACTACGTCATCGCCCAGGCGAACTCGCCGCTGGACCGCAACGGCGCCTTCGTCGAGCAGTTCGTGGCCTGCCGCTTCCAGGGCGAGACCCTGCTCAAGGCGGCGTCCGAGGTCCACTACATGGACGTCTCGCCGATGCAGACCGTGTCGGTCGCCGCGGCCCTGGTGCCCTTCCTCGAGCACGACGACGCCAACCGCGCGCTGATGGGCGCCAACATGCAGCGCCAGGCGGTGCCGACGCTGCGCGCCGAGGCGCCGCTGGTCGGCACCGGCATCGAGCGCGTGGTCGCCACCGACTCCGGCGTGACCGTGGTCGCGCGGCGCGGCGGCATGGTCGAGCAGTGCGATGCCGGCCGCATCGTGGTCAAGGTCGACGAGGCCGAGATCGGCGACAACGACGCCGGCGTCGACATCTACAACCTGGTCAAGTACACCCGCTCGAACCAGAACACCTGCATCAACCAGACCCCGCTGGTGAAGGTCGGCGACCGCGTCGCGGTGGCCGACGTGCTGGCCGATGGCCCGTCGACCGATCTCGGCGAACTGGCCCTGGGGCAGAACATGCTGGTCGCCTTCATGCCCTGGAACGGCTACAACTTCGAGGATTCCATCCTGATCTCGGAGCGGGTCGTCCAGGAGGACCGCTACACCTCGATCCACATCGAGGAGCTGACCTGCGTCGCCCGCGACACCAAGCTGGGTCCGGAGGAGATCTCGGCCGACATCCCCAATGTCGGCGAGTCGGCGCTGTCGCGCCTGGACGAGTCGGGCGTGGTGTTCATCGGCGCCGAGGTGCAGGCCGGCGACATCCTGGTCGGCAAGGTCACCCCGAAGGGCGAGAGCCAGCTCACCCCCGAGGAGAAGCTGCTGCGCGCCATCTTCGGCGAGAAGGCCAGCGACGTGAAGGACAGCTCGCTGCGCGTGCCGCCGGGCATGGACGGCACCGTGATCGACGTGCAGGTGTTCACCCGCGACGGGCTGGAGAAGGACAAGCGCGCGCTGGCCATCGAGCAGGGCGAGATCAAGGCGATCAAGAAGGACCTCGACGACCAGTACCGCATCCTGCGCGAGGCGATCAAGAACCGTCTGCGCGGCCAGATCACCGGCCAGCCGGTCAACGGCGGTCCGGGCGGCATCAAGAAGGGCGCCGCAATCACCGGCGAGTACCTGGACGGCCTCAAGGAGGACGAGTGGTTCGCGATCCGGATGAAGGACGAGGCCCTGGCCGAGGCCCTCGAGAAGGCCGGCGAGCAGATCAAGCGCCACAAGGCCGAGTTCGAGAAGCGCTTCGAGGAGAAGAAGAAGAAGATCACCGCGGGTGACGACCTCGCCCCGGGCGTCCTGAAGATGGTCAAGGTCTACCTGGCCGTCAAGCGCCGCATCCAGCCGGGCGACAAGATGGCCGGCCGCCACGGCAACAAGGGCGTGGTCTCGATGATCGTTCCGGTCGAGGACATGCCGCACATGGCCGACGGCACCCCGGTCGACATCGTGCTGAACCCGCTCGGCGTGCCCAGCCGCATGAACATCGGGCAGATCCTGGAGACCCACCTGGGCTGGGCGGCCAAGGGCGTCGGCCGGCGCATCGGCCGCATGATCGAGGAGCAGGCGGCGGTCGCCGAACTGCGCAAGTTCCTGGACAAGGTCTACAACACCAGCGACAAGCGGGTCGACCTGAAGTCCCTGACCGACGCCGAGATCCAGGAGCTGGCCCGCAACACATCGCGCGGCCTGACCACCGCGTCGCCGGTGTTCGATGGCGCCCACGAAAGCGAGCTGAAGGCGATGCTGGAACTGGCCGAGCTGCCCGAATCGGGTCAGACGACCCTGTTCGACGGCCGCACCGGCGAGGCCTTCGACCGGCCGGTCACCGTCGGCTACATGTACATGCTCAAGCTGAACCACCTGGTCGACGACAAGATGCATGCCCGCTCGACCGGTCCGTACTCCCTGGTCACACAGCAGCCGCTGGGCGGCAAGGCGCAGTTCGGCGGCCAGCGCTTCGGCGAGATGGAGGTCTGGGCGCTCGAGGCCTACGGCGCGGCGTACACCCTGCAGGAGATGCTGACCGTCAAGTCCGACGACGTCGGCGGCCGCAACCAGATGTACAAGAACATCGTCGACGGCAACCACGAGATGGTCGCCGGCATGCCGGAGTCGTTCAACGTGCTGGTCAAGGAGATCCGTTCCTTGGGCATCAACATGGAACTGGAAACCGATTAA
- the rplL gene encoding 50S ribosomal protein L7/L12 translates to MAVSKEEILDAIAGMSVMDVVELVKMMEDKFGVSAAAPVAVAAAPAGGAAAPAAEEQTEFTVVLKSAGEKKVEVIKAVRAITGLGLKEAKDLVEATGTVKDAVSKDDAAKFKKELEAAGATVELK, encoded by the coding sequence ATGGCCGTTAGCAAGGAAGAGATCCTGGATGCCATCGCCGGCATGTCCGTCATGGACGTCGTCGAGCTGGTCAAGATGATGGAAGACAAGTTCGGCGTGTCCGCCGCCGCCCCGGTGGCGGTCGCCGCCGCGCCGGCCGGTGGCGCCGCTGCCCCGGCCGCCGAGGAGCAGACCGAGTTCACCGTCGTGCTGAAGTCGGCCGGCGAGAAGAAGGTCGAGGTGATCAAGGCGGTCCGCGCCATCACCGGCCTGGGCCTGAAGGAGGCCAAGGACCTCGTCGAGGCGACCGGCACCGTCAAGGATGCCGTGAGCAAGGACGACGCCGCCAAGTTCAAGAAGGAGCTGGAAGCGGCCGGCGCCACCGTCGAGCTGAAGTAA
- the rplJ gene encoding 50S ribosomal protein L10, translating to MALNLAQKKELVAELAEVAAQAHSLVAADYIGLSVAQLTELRAKARQGGVFLKVAKNTLVRRAVDGTDYQCVADALTGPLLYAFSKDDPGAAGRLIKEFAKGNDKLKPRLVAVGGQMYPASHVEQLASLPTLEQALGMLAGVMIAPVVKFVRTLNEPVAQTARVVNAVAEAKKAAA from the coding sequence ATGGCACTAAATCTTGCTCAGAAGAAAGAGCTGGTTGCCGAACTCGCGGAAGTGGCGGCCCAGGCGCATTCCCTGGTCGCGGCCGACTACATCGGCTTGTCCGTGGCGCAGCTCACCGAGCTGCGTGCGAAGGCCCGTCAGGGCGGCGTCTTCCTCAAGGTGGCCAAGAACACGCTGGTCCGCCGTGCGGTGGACGGTACCGATTACCAGTGCGTCGCCGACGCGCTGACCGGTCCGCTCCTGTATGCCTTCTCCAAGGACGATCCCGGTGCTGCCGGTCGTTTGATCAAGGAGTTCGCCAAGGGCAACGACAAGCTGAAGCCGCGTCTCGTCGCGGTCGGCGGGCAGATGTACCCGGCCTCCCATGTGGAGCAGCTGGCATCGCTGCCGACCCTCGAGCAGGCGCTCGGAATGCTGGCCGGCGTGATGATCGCCCCGGTCGTCAAGTTCGTGCGCACGCTCAACGAGCCGGTCGCCCAGACCGCGCGCGTCGTCAATGCCGTGGCCGAAGCCAAGAAGGCTGCAGCCTGA
- the rplA gene encoding 50S ribosomal protein L1, with protein sequence MAKLSKRFKAMAGAVKPGSTYAIDEALKILKDNSKTKFVESIDVAVRLGIDPKKSDQVVRGSTVLPNGTGKTVRVAVFAQGPKADEARAAGADAVGMDDLAEQMQAGDLNFGVVIATPDAMRVVGKLGQVLGPRGLMPNPKTNTVTMDVALAVNNAKSGQVRFRADKGGIVHATIGKASFEVDALKENLNALVADLVKAKPSAAKGQYLQKVFVSSTMGIGIGVDTSTLTTGAK encoded by the coding sequence ATGGCAAAGCTCAGCAAGCGTTTCAAGGCGATGGCCGGTGCAGTCAAGCCCGGTTCCACCTACGCCATCGACGAGGCCCTGAAGATCCTCAAGGACAACAGCAAGACCAAGTTCGTCGAGTCCATCGACGTCGCGGTCCGCCTCGGTATCGATCCCAAGAAGTCCGATCAGGTCGTGCGCGGCTCCACCGTGCTGCCCAACGGCACCGGCAAGACCGTGCGTGTCGCGGTGTTCGCCCAGGGTCCCAAGGCCGATGAGGCCCGCGCCGCCGGCGCCGATGCGGTCGGCATGGACGACCTGGCCGAGCAGATGCAGGCCGGCGACCTCAACTTCGGTGTGGTGATCGCCACCCCGGACGCCATGCGCGTGGTCGGCAAGCTCGGCCAGGTGCTCGGCCCGCGTGGCCTGATGCCGAATCCGAAGACCAACACCGTGACCATGGACGTCGCTTTGGCCGTGAACAACGCCAAGAGCGGCCAGGTCCGGTTCCGCGCGGACAAGGGCGGCATCGTCCACGCAACGATCGGCAAGGCCAGCTTCGAGGTCGATGCCCTGAAGGAGAACCTGAACGCGCTGGTCGCCGACCTGGTCAAGGCCAAGCCGTCCGCCGCCAAGGGCCAGTACCTCCAGAAGGTGTTCGTGTCCAGCACCATGGGCATCGGCATCGGCGTCGACACCTCGACCCTGACCACCGGCGCCAAGTAA
- the rplK gene encoding 50S ribosomal protein L11, translating to MAKKITGYIKLQVKAGQANPSPPVGPALGQRGVNIMEFCKAFNAATQKVEPGLPLPVVITVYSDRSFTFITKTPPATILLKKATGVAKGSPKPHTDKVGKVTRAQLEDIAKAKEPDLTAADLDAAVRTIAGSARSMGLVVEG from the coding sequence ATGGCAAAGAAGATCACCGGCTACATCAAGCTGCAGGTCAAGGCCGGGCAGGCCAACCCGAGTCCGCCCGTGGGCCCGGCGCTGGGCCAGCGCGGCGTCAACATCATGGAGTTCTGCAAGGCATTCAACGCCGCCACGCAGAAGGTCGAGCCGGGCCTGCCCCTGCCGGTCGTGATCACGGTCTATTCCGACCGCAGCTTCACCTTCATCACCAAGACCCCGCCGGCCACGATCCTGCTCAAGAAGGCGACCGGCGTGGCCAAGGGCTCGCCCAAGCCGCATACCGACAAGGTCGGCAAGGTCACCCGCGCCCAGCTCGAGGACATCGCCAAGGCGAAGGAGCCCGACCTGACCGCGGCCGACCTGGACGCCGCCGTGCGTACCATCGCCGGCAGCGCGCGTAGCATGGGTCTGGTGGTGGAGGGATAA